The Stomoxys calcitrans chromosome 3, idStoCalc2.1, whole genome shotgun sequence genome includes a region encoding these proteins:
- the LOC106088283 gene encoding uncharacterized protein LOC106088283 encodes MYAARASQFAKTITMACSVQKQPSANPLPKGSSSSAGPTTPKPKIPGAPRGSLPTDMVAQPPLEFQWPPPIPVSTHTNNVRLNMMNQDPKDLHTARAMIEELRSKVRFQAEHIMKWRKAYALQVQQQYRYQKEKSDQMNALTSQLLLLESRLKRKQKQISSLLQHREMTIQRQQKIIDTLSTRLVEHGLETIDASYATELDSLNDSDSAVVLEDMDSDTNMTLIGGGIRRKGSSGGSGGGSCSLGGSGGDGITVARSISDAIETSLNKYGVVRRNNCFLRRPEILETVYSVEEDPEPTSDVAEKRDKFKQRSEKALSSSSTEGQLDTVDIATPPGSTTNGSIPLTTVTITAPEDLTKDRDQPPSSPNSDGFTTALVMRVPQLQRNAKSMEDQQRSMSKEDEEQNGEQPVKSQNPMTNYNRVMSNHRSVTKPKDVKYKRINKAKSKSLEELRGRLKNLVEKVDPVLGGSVYSPNVIPQTAQSYA; translated from the exons ATGTATGCAGCTCGTGCTTCACAATTTGCCAAAACCATTACCATGGCTTGCAGTGTGCAAAAACAACCTTCGGCAAATCCTTTGCCAAAAGGCTCCTCTTCATCGGCAGGGCCCACAACACCGAAACCCAAAATTCCTGGCGCTCCCAGGGGTTCATTGCCCACGGATATGGTGGCCCAGCCGCCGTTGGAGTTTCAATGGCCCCCACCCATACCGGTGTCGACACACACCAATAATGTGAGGCTAAATATGATGAATCAGGACCCCAAGGATCTGCACACCGCCCGAGCAATGATCGAAGAACTTAGATCTAAGGTTAGATTTCAAGCGGAACATATCATGAAATGGAGAAAGGCCTATGCTCTGCAG GTCCAACAACAGTACCGCTATCAAAAGGAGAAGAGTGATCAAATGAATGCCTTAACGTCTCAACTGCTACTGCTCGAATCCCGCTTGAAgcgtaaacaaaaacaaatctccAGTCTTTTACAACATCGCGAGATGACGATACAAAGACAGCAGAAAATCATAGATACCCTCTCCACACGCTTGGTCGAGCATGGCCTGGAAACGATCGATGCAAGTTACGCCACCGAATTGGATTCGCTCAATGACTCCGACTCTGCTGTGGTGCTCGAGGACATGGACTCCGATACCAATATGACTCTCATAGGTGGTGGCATACGAAGAAAAGGCTCCAGCGGCGGCAGTGGCGGTGGCTCCTGCTCCCTGGGAGGCTCGGGAGGAGATGGCATCACCGTTGCCCGTTCCATATCAGATGCCATTGAGACGAGTCTCAACAAATATGGTGTTGTGCGGCGCAATAACTGTTTCTTGCGTAGACCCGAAATTCTTGAGACTGTTTATTCCGTAGAAGAAGACCCCGAACCCACGTCTGATGTGGCCGAGAAGAGGGACAAATTTAAGCAAAGATCTGAAAAGGCTTTAAGCTCCAGTTCCACCGAAGGCCAATTGGACACTGTGGACATAGCAACACCTCCCGGCTCAACCACCAATGGGTCAATACCCCTGACAACCGTTACCATAACCGCTCCCGAAGATTTAACCAAAGACAGAGATCAACCTCCCTCCTCACCCAATTCAGATGGCTTCACCACCGCCTTGGTTATGCGTGTGCCTCAACTGCAAAGAAATGCCAAATCTATGGAGGATCAACAGCGCTCCATGAGCAAAGAAGACGAAGAACAAAATGGCGAACAGCCTGTGAAATCACAAAACCCTATGACTAATTACAATCGCGTCATGTCCAACCATCGCTCGGTGACCAAACCCAAAGATGTCAAATATAAACGCATCAACAAGGCAAAGTCCAAGAGCCTGGAAGAGCTAAGGGGTCGCTTAAAAAATCTGGTGGAAAAGGTCGATCCGGTATTGGGCGGTTCGGTATACTCTCCCAATGTCATACCGCAAACAGCCCAGTCCTATGCGTGA
- the LOC106088309 gene encoding uncharacterized protein LOC106088309, with the protein MRKLQLMRLLNIALIIQVCSAGVTTRFKRDTYVEQNMKELIQFAKTVVNDSGPMINAVLEAMPSTAAYEKHREDLEAYLRQLNNYKSHSGICAQKSVELMVAFLEVTAPYGEQNDSSAEMKQVVKLLSENGLENLQNQAADWMENFDKAKFGEEYAKLSSQDKTDIIPIFTEIC; encoded by the exons ATGAGAAAGCTGCAGCTTATGCGATTGTTAAACATCGCTCTAATAATTCAG GTTTGCTCAGCTGGCGTTACCACACGTTTCAAACGTGACACCTATGTGGAACAAAACATGAAGGAACTCATACAATTTGCCAAAACTGTGGTCAATGACAGTGGACCCATGATTAATGCAGTGCTCGAGGCCATGCCCTCAACGGCAGCTTATGAGAAACACCGAGAAGATCTGGAAGCCTATTTGCGGCAATTGAACAACTACAAGTCTCATTCGGGTATATGTGCTCAAAAGAGTGTTGAGTTGATGGTGGCATTTCTGGAGGTGACTGCGCCCTATGGGGAGCAGAATGACAGCTCGGCCGAAATGAAGCAAGTGGTGAAACTTTTAAGCGAAAATGGTTTGGAGAATTTACAAAATCAGGCTGCCGATTGGATGGAGAATTTCGATAAGGCCAAGTTTGGAGAGGAATACGCCAAGTTGTCCAGCCAAGATAAGACGGATATAATACCCATATTCACAGAAATTTGCTGA
- the LOC106088295 gene encoding uncharacterized protein LOC106088295 yields the protein MNDKTFVWCIFLALFSISSSWAKSVENDVNKITTNEVASSKESTENNAANAEEELTPKDQLLYFTLVAFRDMSLEYVDLAANISESLLTDEDLQPNQSTTIMEFRKNITQFLEQYKKYDGIEELFNLVDFYSNTTSHYFELTAETSAADMLKIKEKLDKYGSDELDREFENLFMKFGEQFCQKFDEYKSKLSAEELQQEKVMFDWLEEFKSIQNAEEKIFSFEKFFRFYEE from the exons ATGAACGACAAAACATTTGTGTGGTGTATATTTTTGGCATTATTTTCAATATCA tcCTCCTGGGCAAAGTCTGTGGAGAATgatgttaataaaataactaCCAATGAGGTAGCTTCATCAAAAGAATCCACAGAAAACAATGCAGCCAACGCGGAAGAGGAATTGACACCAAAGGATCAGCTGTTGTATTTCACCTTGGTGGCTTTTCGAGACATGTCCTTGGAATATGTTGATCTAGCAGCTAACATAAGCGAAAGTCTGTTAACAGATGAAGATTTACAACCCAACCAAAGTACCACTATTATGGAATTCCGCAaaaatattacccaatttttGGAACAATACAAAAAGTACGATGGCATTGAAGAACTCTTTAATTTGGTGGATTTCTATTCCAACACTACCTCACATTATTTTGAATTGACAGCAGAGACCAGTGCGGCTGATATGCTAAAGATCAAAGAGAAACTAgataaatatggctcagatgaATTGGATAGGGAGTTTGAGAatctttttatgaaattcggtgAGCAATTTTGCCAGAAGTTCGATGAATACAAATCCAAACTAAGCGCGGAGGAATTGCAGCAGGAAAAGGTAATGTTTGACTGGTTGGAGGAGTTCAAATCCATACAGAATGCagaagagaaaatcttttcattCGAGAAATTCTTTCGTTTCTATGAGGAATAA